A DNA window from Bacteroidota bacterium contains the following coding sequences:
- a CDS encoding T9SS type A sorting domain-containing protein, with protein MTPAHYSASYWYWGYNLPSNAPSGSWRFEVVFQGQTFTHEFQVQAPVGIHKYKVTNNKYSVYPNPSNGLINVAGDIPVKKIELLNLLGEVVFAEDVVNMPSINFSKKNAKSKGVYFLAIYSEDNSTEIHKIILE; from the coding sequence ATGACTCCTGCTCATTATTCAGCCTCATATTGGTATTGGGGATACAATCTTCCTTCAAACGCACCTTCAGGCAGCTGGAGATTTGAAGTTGTTTTTCAAGGACAAACTTTTACCCATGAATTCCAGGTTCAAGCACCTGTGGGTATTCATAAATACAAAGTAACGAATAACAAGTATTCTGTTTACCCAAATCCTTCTAACGGTTTAATAAATGTAGCCGGAGATATACCTGTTAAAAAGATAGAGTTACTCAATTTACTCGGAGAAGTTGTATTTGCAGAGGATGTTGTAAATATGCCATCGATTAATTTTTCTAAAAAAAATGCAAAAAGCAAAGGAGTTTATTTTCTGGCTATTTATTCTGAGGATAATTCTACAGAAATCCATAAAATAATTCTGGAATAA
- a CDS encoding bifunctional 5,10-methylene-tetrahydrofolate dehydrogenase/5,10-methylene-tetrahydrofolate cyclohydrolase (catalyzes the formation of 5,10-methenyltetrahydrofolate from 5,10-methylenetetrahydrofolate and subsequent formation of 10-formyltetrahydrofolate from 5,10-methenyltetrahydrofolate) produces MELIDGKKISADIRSELAIEVNKIREDGKKIPHLAAILVGNNGASETYVAAKVKACEQTGFISSLFRFPDTISEKELLVKIEEINADRDIDGLIVQLPLPKHINEEKVTLKIAVEKDVDGFHPENIGKIVLNQSAYIPATPYGILKLLERYNIQTSGKNCVVIGRSNIVGSPMSILMSRNNYPGNSTVTLCHSKTTNLNYYTLNADIIIVALGKPGFLKADMVKQGAVVIDVGITRVESYKTKSGYKLLGDVDFENVAPKCSYITPVPGGVGPMTIAGLLLNTLDACNNKGDLKLVSS; encoded by the coding sequence ATGGAATTAATTGACGGGAAAAAGATTTCTGCTGATATAAGGAGTGAATTAGCCATTGAGGTTAATAAAATCAGAGAAGATGGAAAAAAAATCCCCCATCTTGCTGCTATACTAGTTGGTAATAATGGAGCAAGCGAAACATACGTGGCAGCAAAAGTGAAAGCATGTGAACAAACAGGTTTTATATCCTCTCTTTTCAGGTTTCCCGATACAATAAGTGAGAAAGAGCTATTGGTGAAAATTGAAGAAATAAATGCAGATAGGGATATTGATGGATTAATTGTACAGCTTCCCCTCCCAAAACATATAAATGAAGAAAAAGTTACCCTGAAAATTGCAGTTGAAAAAGATGTAGATGGATTTCATCCTGAAAATATCGGTAAAATAGTATTAAATCAATCAGCCTATATTCCTGCCACCCCTTATGGAATATTAAAGTTATTGGAAAGATACAATATACAAACCAGTGGTAAGAATTGTGTTGTTATTGGAAGAAGTAACATAGTTGGCTCACCCATGAGCATATTGATGTCCCGTAATAATTATCCCGGAAATTCAACGGTTACTTTATGCCATTCTAAAACCACCAATTTAAATTATTATACACTTAATGCTGATATAATAATAGTAGCACTTGGTAAACCCGGCTTTTTAAAAGCTGATATGGTAAAACAAGGCGCTGTGGTTATTGATGTAGGCATTACCCGAGTGGAATCCTATAAAACCAAAAGTGGTTATAAGTTATTAGGAGATGTTGATTTTGAAAACGTTGCTCCTAAATGTTCTTATATAACACCAGTTCCAGGTGGAGTAGGGCCTATGACTATTGCCGGTTTGCTACTGAATACGCTTGATGCTTGTAATAATAAAGGGGATTTGAAACTGGTGAGTTCTTAA
- a CDS encoding T9SS type A sorting domain-containing protein has protein sequence MKKILLIIILLASFYEATACHDATLTQLSAVDNGNNTYTYQLRVCFGTGAGSETYGFWLNFSGGNLIGYPSSVTGPTTGNVKPASVPPVSGTGKIEYGDWDNTGSTLLSGALNTDCLTLTLTFDAPITSATFGGIQPGLSCAAKTITTTSCFAGFANYTVAIQSDNCGGNISFNFKNASGTTILSQTGLSSNGTLYSYSICAGCAETFTINAPAVTTGPSQCPAGLCCGNGNGYYTVYDATGAVIVSSTMQGLATQTTNVSVCFVLPIELISFDANALENEIVLEWVTATEVNNDYFTIERSSNGVDFIEIDKVAGAGNSSVIKSYKYIDRPNSKGIFYYRLTQTDYDNTSIMTDIVAVEAKKVFGNNKIYPNPASGSINFIVESMMDDPIGEVVVLDISGKVMISEKIIIKKGVNATSLNVTSLPPGIYFTSVKHNEEVIKGRFVKN, from the coding sequence ATGAAAAAAATATTACTTATAATTATATTATTGGCTTCTTTTTATGAAGCAACAGCTTGTCACGATGCTACACTTACCCAACTTTCGGCTGTAGACAATGGAAACAATACTTATACCTATCAGCTTCGGGTTTGCTTTGGAACGGGTGCCGGTTCGGAAACTTATGGTTTCTGGCTTAATTTTTCCGGGGGCAATCTAATAGGGTATCCATCAAGTGTCACAGGGCCTACTACCGGTAATGTAAAACCGGCCAGCGTACCTCCTGTTTCGGGAACCGGCAAAATAGAATACGGGGACTGGGACAATACAGGAAGTACTCTCTTGTCTGGAGCCTTAAATACGGACTGTTTGACTCTTACGCTTACTTTTGATGCGCCTATTACAAGTGCAACTTTCGGTGGTATCCAACCCGGATTGTCTTGTGCTGCAAAAACTATTACTACTACCTCGTGTTTTGCAGGTTTTGCAAACTATACTGTTGCGATCCAATCGGATAATTGCGGGGGAAATATTTCCTTTAATTTTAAAAATGCTTCGGGAACTACTATTTTATCTCAAACCGGACTTTCTTCAAACGGAACCTTGTATTCTTACAGTATATGTGCTGGGTGTGCCGAAACATTTACAATAAACGCTCCTGCAGTAACAACAGGACCTTCTCAATGCCCCGCAGGCTTATGTTGTGGAAACGGAAACGGGTATTATACAGTTTATGATGCTACGGGGGCTGTTATAGTTTCCTCCACTATGCAGGGACTTGCTACGCAAACAACAAATGTTTCTGTTTGTTTTGTGTTGCCCATTGAACTTATATCTTTTGATGCCAATGCCTTAGAAAATGAAATAGTGCTGGAATGGGTTACCGCAACAGAAGTTAACAATGATTATTTTACTATTGAAAGGTCTTCAAATGGTGTTGATTTTATAGAAATAGATAAGGTAGCAGGCGCTGGAAACAGCAGCGTTATAAAAAGCTACAAATACATAGACAGGCCTAATTCAAAGGGGATTTTCTATTATAGATTAACACAAACAGATTATGATAATACATCAATCATGACAGATATAGTTGCTGTTGAAGCAAAGAAAGTTTTTGGTAACAATAAGATTTATCCAAATCCTGCATCAGGTTCTATTAATTTTATAGTTGAGTCAATGATGGATGATCCCATTGGAGAGGTGGTTGTTTTGGATATTTCCGGAAAAGTTATGATTAGTGAGAAAATTATAATCAAAAAAGGAGTAAATGCTACTTCTTTAAATGTCACATCATTGCCTCCCGGCATTTATTTTACTTCTGTAAAACATAATGAGGAAGTAATTAAAGGCAGGTTTGTAAAGAATTAG
- a CDS encoding M23 family metallopeptidase, with translation MDSILKENRQQFIEKKIIKKDPKNESRSVLLDWPLKQASTYNYYSYYAVSNFVDHNPNFPNLLQDYNCGVRTYDTQNGYNHQGQDIFTWPFDINMMDNNHVEVIAAAPGIILYKEDGNFDKNCAMNNLNWNVVCIIHSDNTVVWYGHLKMNSLTSKIAGDAVIAGEYLGLIGSSGSSTGPHLHFEIQDNDNNVIDPYYGDCNNTAPSMWNVQKPYYESTVNVLMTHSAPPVINSCPNPHSMNAENNYQPGDPIYFAAYYHDQRANQNLHIKFTGQITPFLVHGITA, from the coding sequence ATGGACAGTATTTTGAAAGAAAACAGGCAACAATTCATTGAAAAGAAAATTATTAAAAAAGATCCAAAGAATGAAAGTAGAAGTGTGTTATTGGATTGGCCCCTTAAACAAGCTTCAACCTACAACTATTACTCTTATTATGCAGTTTCTAACTTTGTTGATCACAATCCAAATTTTCCAAATCTCTTGCAGGATTACAATTGCGGAGTAAGGACCTATGATACCCAAAACGGGTATAACCATCAAGGTCAAGATATTTTTACATGGCCCTTCGATATTAATATGATGGATAACAATCATGTGGAAGTAATTGCTGCAGCACCTGGTATTATTCTATATAAAGAAGACGGGAATTTCGATAAAAATTGCGCGATGAATAACTTAAACTGGAATGTAGTCTGCATAATCCATTCCGACAACACTGTTGTTTGGTATGGTCATCTTAAAATGAATTCATTAACATCAAAGATAGCCGGAGATGCTGTGATTGCAGGGGAATACTTAGGACTGATAGGCAGTTCAGGTTCATCCACAGGTCCTCATTTACATTTTGAGATTCAGGATAACGATAACAATGTTATTGACCCCTATTATGGAGATTGTAACAATACAGCACCTTCAATGTGGAATGTTCAAAAACCCTATTATGAATCTACTGTGAATGTTTTAATGACTCATTCGGCACCACCAGTAATAAACAGTTGCCCCAATCCTCATTCTATGAACGCAGAAAACAATTATCAGCCGGGGGATCCAATTTATTTTGCTGCTTATTATCATGACCAGCGAGCCAACCAGAATTTGCATATAAAATTTACAGGCCAGATAACTCCATTTTTGGTTCATGGAATCACAGCATGA